CCGCGACCTTCAGCAGTCGGTCGTAGTTGCGCCGGGCGTCCGCACGCATGGGTCTGACCTGCGCCATCCAGATACTCCTTGCGAACCGGGGACTGTCTCCGTATCTTACCGAGTACTAAACGGAGACAGTCCCCGCTTATCTTCGCGGGCAGTCCGTGCTGCCCGCACGTCTTTCACACGGGGACGCCAGACCGGGAGAACTCCATGTCCACCCCGTCCGCACCGTCCGCCACCGCCGATCCTCTCTCCGCACCACCCGGGCCCGCCAGGCTCGGCACCGTCCTCTTCGTCATCGTGACCGCGTATCTGATGGTCGGCGTCGACTCCACCGTCGTCAACGTCGCGCTGCCCGACATCCAGAAGGACCTCGACTTCAGCCCCACCGGCCTGTCCTGGGTCCTCAACGCCTACACGCTCGCCTTCGGCGGGCTGCTTCTGTTGGGCAGCCGGGTCGGAGACATCGTGGGCCGCCGCCGTACGCTCACGATCGGCGTCCTGCTCTTCGCGACCTCCTCCCTGCTCGGCGGAATCGCCGGCGACAGCGCCTGGCTGCTCGCGGCCCGCGCGCTGCAAGGCGTGGGCGCCGCGCTCATCGCGCCCAACACCCTCGCCCTGATCACCACCAACTTCCCGGAGGGCCCGCGCCGTCACCACGCACTCGGCATCTACACCTCCATGGCCGGCATCGGAGGGTCGATAGGCCTGGTCGTCGGCGGCATGCTCACCTCCTGGGCGTCCTGGCGCTGGTCGCTGCTGATCAACGTGCCGATCGGCGCCGCGGTGGCCCTCGCACTCCCCCGCTTCGTCGGCGAGACCCCGCGCCACGCGGGCCGGTTCGACGCGGCGGGCGCGCTCACCGGCACCGCCGGGATGACCTCGATGGTGTACGCGTTCATCCGGGTCTCGTCGGACGGATGGGGCGACACGCAGGCGCAGTTGGGGTTCAGTTTCGCGGTGGCCCTGCTCGCGGGCTTCACCTTGGTCGAGTCCCGCGCCGCCCAGCCCATCATGCCGCTGCGCCTGTTCGCCGACCGCAACCGCGCGGGCGGCTACGCCGGCGTCCTGCTGCTGCCGGCGGGCATGTTCGGCGCGTTCTACTTCCTCACCCTGATCAGCCAACGGGTCCTGGACTACAGCCCGTTGCGCACGGGCTTCGCCTTTCTGCCGATCACCCTGGCGATCTTCACGGTGGTCCGCTTCGTACCGCGCCTGCTGGCCCGCTTCGGCGCCAAGCCGGTGCTGCTCACCGGCATGGCCCTGCTCGCCACCTCGGCGGGGTGGCTCTCACAACTACGCCCCGGCGACGGCTACTTGACCGGTCTCCTCGGCCCGCTCGTCCTGATGGGCGTGGGCGTCGGCCTCAGCTTCATGCCCCTCAACGTGACGATCCTCGCGGGCATCGAGCCCCGTGAGGCGGGCGCCGCGTCGGGCCTCCTGCAGACCCTTCAGTGGCTGGGCGGCACCCTCGGACTGTCCATCCTGGTCACGGTGTTCGGCACGGCGACCCGGCATGCGACCGGGTCACCGTCCGAGATCCTCGTCCACGGCTCGGCCCGCGCGTTCGGCGTCGGAGCCCTGATCGCCCTGACCGCGCTGCTGGTGTCGGCGTTCGTGATCACCGGCAGGAAACCCGAACGGGCCGAGGGCGCCCGGGAGTCGGCCTAGAACAGCGCGCTGTACGCGTTCAGCGCGGGCTGGCCGCCGAGGTGGGCGTAGAGCACCGTGGAGTCGGCGGCGATCTCGCCCCGGGCGACGAGATCGATCATCCCGGCCATCGACTTGCCCTCGTACACGGGGTCGGTGACCATCCCCTCGGTGCGGGCGGCGAGGCGCATCGCCTCCAGGGTGGTCTCGTCCGGGATGCCGTAGATGCCGGCGTGGTAGCGGTCGTCGAGCTCGACGTCGTCCAGGGTCAACTCGCGCTTGACGCCTATCAGTTGGGCGGTGCCTTGCGCGATACGGGCCACCTGCTCCCGGGTCTCGGCGGGCTTCGCCGACGCGTCGATGCCGAGCACCCGGCGCTCGCGCCCGCCCGCCTCCTCGATCGCCCGGAACCCGGCGACCATGCCCGCCTGGGTGGAGCCGGTCACCGAGCACACCACGACGGTGTCGAAGAAGACGCCCAACTCCCGCTCCTGCTCGGCGACTTCGTGGGCCCAGTTGGCGAAGCCGAGGCCGCCGAGCGGGTGGTCGGAGGCGCCGGCCGGGATGGCGTACGGCTTGCCGCCGCTCTCCTCGACCTCCCGCAGCGCCTGCTCCCAGCTCTCCTTGAAGCCGATGCCGAACCCGGCCTTCACCAGGCGTACGTCCGCTCCGGCGAGGCGGCTGATCAGGATGTTGCCGACCTTGTCGTAGACGGAGTCGGGCCACTCCACCCAACTCTCCTGGATCAGCACGCACTTGAGCCCGGCGCGGGCGGCGCAGGCCGCGACCTGGCGGGTGTGGTTGGACTGCACGCCGCCGATCGAGACGAGGGTGTCGCAGCCCTTCGCGAGGGCGTCGGCGACGAGGTACTCCAGCTTGCGGGTCTTGTTGCCGCCGTACGCGACACCGGAGTTGCAGTCCTCGCGCTTGGCCCACATCGAGGCGCCGCCGAGGTGGGCGGTGAGGCGCTCCAGCGGGTGGACGGGCGAGGGGCCGAAGAGGAGGGGGTAACGGTCGTACGAGGAAAGGGACATGAGACCTCCAGGGTCAGTCGGCGTCGGTCAGGTCCGCGAGGGTGTGCCAGATGTCGGCCGTGACGCGGACCGCACCGTCCGTGTCACCGTCCGCGCAGGCCTCGATCAGCCGCTCGTGCAGCCCGGCCGAACGGCAGGAGCCGCCCTCGCCGAAGCGTCGTCGCTCCAGTCGGCGGATGAGCGGGGTGTAGCGGGCGACGGTGGCGGCGGCGGCGCGATTGCCGCTCACCCGCACCAGGACGTCGTGGAGTTCGTCGTCGGCGCGCAGGGCCGCGTCCACGTCACCGGCGTGCACGGCGGCGGCGAACCGGTCGTTGGCCGCGCGCATGACGTCAACGTCCGTGTCGCGCAAGAGAGGTACGGCGACCCGGGTCACCAACTCGTGCATGGCCCCGACGACGGCGGCGGCGTCCCGCACCTCGGCGGCGACGACCGGCGTCACCCGGGTATAGCTCTGCGGCTTGCTCTCCAGCAGCCCCTCCTCCACCAGCCGCGAGAACGCCTCCCGCACCGGCGCCCGCGACAGCCCGAGCCGCTCGGCGAGATCGGCGTCCCGCACCACCGCCCCGGGCTCGATGTCACCGGCGACGATGGCGTCGCGGATCGCTTCGTAGGCGCGGTCGCGGAGGAGAGTGCGCGGGACGGGCCGTAGGGCGTTCATGAACTGAAATGTTAGATGTCAATCCTCCGCCGGGCAAGGGTGTGCCCGCGTGGACAAGGGTGTGCCCGCGTGGACAAGGGTGTGGCCCGCACTCCCCGTGAAAGTGCGGGCCACTTCTTGCCGCTCAGGCCGCCCAGGGCCAGTCCGCGTCCCGGGCCGACTCCAGCAGCGGCACCATCCGGAAGGCCGCGTCCGAGAGGCCGCCGAAGGTGTGCCGGTTGGCCTTGCCGGACGGGCCGTGGCCTGCCCGGTACCCGGCGAGGTTCCAGGTGTAGACCGGCACATGGGCCGGTACCTGCTCGGTCGGGTCGCCGTAGTGGCTGTACGAAGCCTGCTCGTCGGTGATGATCAGCACCCGGTCCTGGCCCCGGTAGTGCGAGCGGACCGCCGAGGTGGTGTCGGTGCCGCCCAGGTCGCCGAAGCGGCCCAGGACCCTGAGCACCGACTCGCCCGCGCCGAGGTCCAGGCGCTTGCTGGTCGTGCCGAACTCGACGAGGTCCGCGTCCGCCGCCCGCAGCGCGAGCGCCGTGCCGAAGATCGCCGCCGCGTCGGCCCGGTTGAGCTCCGAACGGTCGGACAGCCGCGAGTAGAACATCGAACCCGAGCGGTCCACGAGCACCAGCGTGCGGCCCGGCAGCGCGGGCACGTTGGCCAGCGAGTGGCCGAGCGCCTGCTCCAGCGGGTACGACCAGCGCAGCGAGGGCGCGTGCTGGTACGCGGCGAGGTACCGGAACGGGAACTGCCGCGAGCGCGCGACCTCCGCCGGGTCGCTGATCTTCGCCGCGACCCGGGCCGCGACCTCGTCACAGACCCCGGCCTCGTCGAAGTTGCGCAGGTTCCGGACGAGCGCCATCGAACCCATGGACGGAATGACCGCCTCCCACGCAGCCTTGTCCATCGGGCCCTGGAGCCACCCGGCCAGCGCCTCCCACGTCATCCCGGCCGCCGCGAGCCGCTCGGCACCGTCGGCCGCCGTGACGACCGCGCGCCGCCGCGCGACCGGCAGCGCCATCAACTCGCGGTGCGCGGTGAGGACTTGGTTCGACGCGGGCGGTACGGCGGTGTCCGGGTGGTGCCGGCGGTCCAGTGCGTACTGGAACAGCTCGCCCTGCCACGCCTTGTCCGGGTCCGGCGCCGCGTGCACCAGGTTCAGGATGTCGCCGAAGCGGTAGCCCTTGGACGCCGTGTCGTACTTCAGCAGGGACTTGCCGTTGTAGAGCCGCTGTACGGCGTCGGCGACACCGCGCTTGACCGGCTTCGGGATGTTGCGGCCGTAGCGCGCGGTCCAGTACGCGAGCAGTTCGCCGGGCTCGTCCGGGCGCCGGAGCACGGAGTCGACGACCTGCCGGTTCGAGGGGCCGTCGGTGGCGCCGGCGTCGAGGCGGGCCTTCACGTACTCGGCGGCGCCGACGACGGCGGCCGTACGGAGGTTGCCCTCGCCGCGCAGCCAGCCGAGGAGACCGGCCGTCCAGGCCGGGTCGGTGACGGCGAGCTCGCGCACGAGGGTCGCGAAGCGGTCGTCGCGGTCGGCGCCGGACTCGTAAAAGGTCTGCTGGGAAACGAAGTTGGCGACCGCGAGCAGGAAAAGCTCGGAGCGCGCGTCTCGCTCACTGCCTCGGCCGCCCTGGTAGGTGCGGAGCACTCGGCCCGTGGAGGTGACTCGCGAAGTGGGCTGGGTCTTCGCCGCCTTGGTGTTGAAACGCGTCATGGTGAATTCCCCCGAATTCATTGGTACTTCGGAG
The nucleotide sequence above comes from Streptomyces sp. N50. Encoded proteins:
- a CDS encoding MFS transporter — encoded protein: MSTPSAPSATADPLSAPPGPARLGTVLFVIVTAYLMVGVDSTVVNVALPDIQKDLDFSPTGLSWVLNAYTLAFGGLLLLGSRVGDIVGRRRTLTIGVLLFATSSLLGGIAGDSAWLLAARALQGVGAALIAPNTLALITTNFPEGPRRHHALGIYTSMAGIGGSIGLVVGGMLTSWASWRWSLLINVPIGAAVALALPRFVGETPRHAGRFDAAGALTGTAGMTSMVYAFIRVSSDGWGDTQAQLGFSFAVALLAGFTLVESRAAQPIMPLRLFADRNRAGGYAGVLLLPAGMFGAFYFLTLISQRVLDYSPLRTGFAFLPITLAIFTVVRFVPRLLARFGAKPVLLTGMALLATSAGWLSQLRPGDGYLTGLLGPLVLMGVGVGLSFMPLNVTILAGIEPREAGAASGLLQTLQWLGGTLGLSILVTVFGTATRHATGSPSEILVHGSARAFGVGALIALTALLVSAFVITGRKPERAEGARESA
- a CDS encoding 1-aminocyclopropane-1-carboxylate deaminase, translating into MSLSSYDRYPLLFGPSPVHPLERLTAHLGGASMWAKREDCNSGVAYGGNKTRKLEYLVADALAKGCDTLVSIGGVQSNHTRQVAACAARAGLKCVLIQESWVEWPDSVYDKVGNILISRLAGADVRLVKAGFGIGFKESWEQALREVEESGGKPYAIPAGASDHPLGGLGFANWAHEVAEQERELGVFFDTVVVCSVTGSTQAGMVAGFRAIEEAGGRERRVLGIDASAKPAETREQVARIAQGTAQLIGVKRELTLDDVELDDRYHAGIYGIPDETTLEAMRLAARTEGMVTDPVYEGKSMAGMIDLVARGEIAADSTVLYAHLGGQPALNAYSALF
- a CDS encoding GntR family transcriptional regulator, translated to MNALRPVPRTLLRDRAYEAIRDAIVAGDIEPGAVVRDADLAERLGLSRAPVREAFSRLVEEGLLESKPQSYTRVTPVVAAEVRDAAAVVGAMHELVTRVAVPLLRDTDVDVMRAANDRFAAAVHAGDVDAALRADDELHDVLVRVSGNRAAAATVARYTPLIRRLERRRFGEGGSCRSAGLHERLIEACADGDTDGAVRVTADIWHTLADLTDAD
- a CDS encoding TROVE domain-containing protein, whose protein sequence is MTRFNTKAAKTQPTSRVTSTGRVLRTYQGGRGSERDARSELFLLAVANFVSQQTFYESGADRDDRFATLVRELAVTDPAWTAGLLGWLRGEGNLRTAAVVGAAEYVKARLDAGATDGPSNRQVVDSVLRRPDEPGELLAYWTARYGRNIPKPVKRGVADAVQRLYNGKSLLKYDTASKGYRFGDILNLVHAAPDPDKAWQGELFQYALDRRHHPDTAVPPASNQVLTAHRELMALPVARRRAVVTAADGAERLAAAGMTWEALAGWLQGPMDKAAWEAVIPSMGSMALVRNLRNFDEAGVCDEVAARVAAKISDPAEVARSRQFPFRYLAAYQHAPSLRWSYPLEQALGHSLANVPALPGRTLVLVDRSGSMFYSRLSDRSELNRADAAAIFGTALALRAADADLVEFGTTSKRLDLGAGESVLRVLGRFGDLGGTDTTSAVRSHYRGQDRVLIITDEQASYSHYGDPTEQVPAHVPVYTWNLAGYRAGHGPSGKANRHTFGGLSDAAFRMVPLLESARDADWPWAA